Proteins encoded together in one Caldicellulosiruptor saccharolyticus DSM 8903 window:
- the deoC gene encoding deoxyribose-phosphate aldolase translates to MTKKEIAKFIDHTFLKSNATHADIKKLCDEALKYSFASVCVNPYYVKVCKEYLKDSPVKVATVVGFPLGATSMKTKIFEAKEAFEDGADEIDMVINIGALLEGNVDYVYEEIKNIVDIARGYKNKIVKVIIETSELSDQQKIEACKIVMDAGADFVKTSTGFSKSGAKYEDILLMRKVVGDKIKIKASGGIRTYEDALEMIEAGASRIGTSSGVAIVSED, encoded by the coding sequence ATGACAAAAAAAGAAATAGCAAAGTTTATTGATCATACCTTTTTAAAATCAAATGCTACTCATGCAGACATAAAAAAGCTTTGTGATGAAGCGCTCAAATATTCTTTTGCCTCAGTTTGTGTCAATCCATACTATGTAAAGGTTTGCAAGGAGTATTTAAAAGACTCACCGGTTAAAGTTGCAACTGTGGTAGGTTTTCCACTTGGTGCAACTTCCATGAAAACCAAGATATTTGAAGCAAAAGAAGCATTTGAAGATGGAGCAGATGAGATAGACATGGTTATAAATATTGGAGCTTTGTTAGAAGGAAATGTAGACTATGTATACGAAGAGATAAAAAACATTGTTGATATTGCAAGGGGGTATAAAAATAAGATTGTAAAAGTGATTATTGAAACATCTGAGCTAAGTGACCAACAGAAAATAGAAGCATGTAAAATAGTGATGGATGCAGGAGCTGATTTTGTAAAGACTTCAACAGGCTTTTCCAAAAGTGGTGCCAAGTATGAGGATATACTTTTGATGAGAAAAGTTGTTGGTGACAAAATAAAGATAAAAGCTTCAGGCGGTATTAGAACCTATGAAGATGCACTTGAAATGATAGAAGCAGGTGCAAGCAGGATTGGTACAAGTTCTGGTGTTGCAATTGTTTCAGAGGACTAA
- a CDS encoding pyrimidine-nucleoside phosphorylase, with translation MLITEIIRKKRDGFELNKDELEFLINGYINDEIPDYQMAAFLMAVYFRGMSKEELTTFTMLMAQSGEMVDLSKIEGIKVDKHSSGGIADTTTLVLIPLAASVGVKVAKMSGRGLSHTGGTIDKLESIPGFRTELSKDEFIEAVNRVGAAIVGQSKDLVPADKKIYALRDVTATVESIPLIASSIMSKKIAAGADKIILDVKFGKGAFMKSYEDAKELAKTMVEIGNLAGRGTVAYVTDMNQPLGLMIGNSLEVIEAIEVLKGRGHEDLRNLCIEFATEMMILSGVEKDRERAKERLIESIEKGWALKKFEEIIQNQGGNPEVVNDYSLLPQAKYVYELKCEEDLYIKDIDALKLGIAALKLGSGRQKKEDVIDYSVGIELFGKIGSKIEKGKPYARIYANDERKLNEVISDVEDAFTFSREYVEKRKVIFAKITKDGIYEM, from the coding sequence ATGTTGATAACTGAAATTATACGCAAAAAGAGAGATGGGTTTGAGCTTAACAAGGATGAATTAGAGTTTCTAATAAATGGGTATATTAATGATGAAATTCCTGATTATCAAATGGCAGCATTTTTGATGGCAGTTTATTTTCGAGGAATGTCAAAAGAAGAGCTGACTACTTTTACAATGCTGATGGCTCAGTCAGGTGAGATGGTAGACCTGAGTAAAATAGAGGGGATAAAGGTTGACAAACATTCAAGCGGTGGGATAGCTGACACAACAACTCTTGTACTAATACCTCTTGCAGCATCAGTTGGAGTAAAGGTTGCTAAAATGTCAGGTAGAGGACTTTCACACACAGGTGGCACAATTGACAAGTTAGAATCAATCCCTGGGTTTAGAACAGAACTTTCTAAAGATGAATTTATTGAAGCTGTCAACAGAGTTGGAGCGGCAATTGTTGGACAGTCGAAGGACCTTGTTCCTGCTGACAAAAAGATTTACGCTCTGAGAGATGTTACAGCAACAGTTGAGTCAATTCCACTCATTGCATCCTCTATTATGAGCAAAAAGATAGCAGCAGGGGCTGATAAAATAATTCTTGATGTCAAATTTGGAAAAGGTGCTTTTATGAAAAGCTACGAAGATGCAAAAGAACTTGCCAAAACTATGGTTGAAATTGGCAATTTGGCTGGCAGGGGAACAGTGGCATATGTGACTGATATGAATCAGCCGCTTGGACTGATGATAGGGAATTCCTTAGAGGTTATTGAAGCAATAGAAGTATTAAAAGGAAGAGGACATGAGGATTTGAGAAACCTTTGCATTGAATTTGCAACAGAGATGATGATTTTATCGGGTGTTGAGAAAGATAGAGAAAGAGCAAAAGAAAGACTTATTGAAAGCATTGAAAAAGGCTGGGCACTCAAAAAATTTGAAGAGATAATTCAAAACCAAGGTGGAAATCCTGAAGTTGTTAATGATTATTCACTGCTACCCCAGGCAAAATATGTTTATGAACTGAAATGCGAAGAAGACTTATATATAAAGGATATTGATGCGTTAAAACTTGGAATAGCTGCTTTAAAACTTGGCAGCGGTAGACAGAAAAAAGAAGACGTCATAGACTACTCAGTTGGAATTGAGCTGTTTGGCAAGATAGGTAGCAAGATTGAAAAAGGCAAGCCTTATGCGCGGATTTATGCAAACGATGAAAGAAAACTAAATGAGGTCATATCAGATGTGGAAGATGCCTTTACGTTCTCACGAGAATATGTAGAGAAGAGAAAGGTCATATTTGCTAAAATAACAAAAGATGGTATATATGAAATGTAA
- a CDS encoding XapX domain-containing protein, which produces MKAILLSLLTGFIVGAIFKILKLPIPAPNALAGIAGIFGIFLGAFAIEQLLKLFTK; this is translated from the coding sequence TTGAAGGCAATACTTCTTTCGCTTCTCACAGGTTTTATAGTTGGAGCAATATTTAAGATTCTCAAGCTACCTATTCCTGCACCAAATGCTCTGGCAGGTATTGCGGGTATTTTTGGGATTTTCTTAGGTGCTTTTGCTATAGAGCAGCTCTTAAAATTGTTTACAAAATAA
- the cdd gene encoding cytidine deaminase, whose protein sequence is MKYLTEIDNTLKSILNLAKEQQSRAYAPYSNFKVGAAVLTQSGKMYLGCNIENASYSLTICAERVALFKAISEGHKDIKTIFVIGPQNEPISPCGACRQVMLELAKDATIYLSNYDMTKIIETYAKELLPYGFDL, encoded by the coding sequence ATGAAATACTTAACCGAGATTGATAATACGTTAAAGAGTATTTTGAATTTAGCAAAAGAACAGCAAAGTAGGGCCTATGCACCCTATTCAAACTTTAAAGTTGGGGCGGCGGTTTTAACACAAAGTGGAAAAATGTATTTAGGCTGTAATATTGAAAATGCCTCCTATTCTCTGACAATCTGTGCTGAAAGAGTTGCTCTTTTCAAAGCAATTTCAGAGGGCCACAAAGATATTAAGACTATTTTTGTAATCGGCCCTCAAAATGAACCCATTTCGCCATGTGGTGCGTGTAGGCAGGTTATGCTTGAGCTTGCAAAAGATGCTACAATATATCTTTCAAACTATGATATGACTAAAATCATTGAAACTTATGCAAAAGAGCTTTTACCCTATGGCTTTGATTTATAA
- a CDS encoding GntR family transcriptional regulator, producing MESAESVVYPPRYELVLRKLKHLIEEKFKEGDKLPSEVELAKFFGVSRATLREAMRILEEEGYVIRKHGIGTFVASRPILQTGMEELQSITKLMEKQGYQPHTKDVIITRTYPNAKEAHMLKIDQNEEIIKIERVRLADNIPVVYCIDRLPAKLFGEKFEFKGESLFDYLNDNLGIYIAYAVSDIIPMLAEKNGIYKKLELEKNDVVLLLDQIHFDQSDTPILYSSNFFSPKKFRFYIVRKRV from the coding sequence GTGGAGAGTGCAGAGAGCGTTGTTTATCCACCCAGGTATGAATTGGTGTTGCGAAAGTTAAAGCACCTTATCGAAGAAAAATTCAAAGAGGGAGATAAGCTTCCGTCTGAGGTGGAACTTGCGAAATTTTTCGGAGTCAGTCGAGCTACTTTACGAGAGGCAATGAGGATATTAGAGGAGGAAGGATATGTTATTAGAAAACATGGAATAGGCACTTTTGTTGCATCAAGACCAATTTTACAAACAGGTATGGAAGAACTACAAAGCATAACAAAACTTATGGAAAAGCAAGGGTATCAACCACATACAAAAGATGTAATTATTACACGTACTTACCCAAATGCAAAAGAAGCACATATGTTGAAAATTGATCAAAATGAAGAGATTATAAAAATTGAACGTGTAAGACTTGCCGACAACATACCAGTTGTATACTGCATAGATAGACTTCCTGCTAAGCTTTTTGGTGAGAAATTTGAATTTAAGGGAGAGTCACTTTTTGACTATTTAAATGATAATTTGGGAATATATATTGCATATGCAGTCTCTGATATAATTCCAATGCTTGCTGAAAAAAATGGGATATATAAAAAGTTGGAGCTTGAAAAAAACGATGTTGTACTTTTGCTTGACCAAATACATTTTGACCAAAGTGATACTCCTATATTATATTCTTCAAATTTCTTTTCACCCAAAAAGTTTAGATTCTACATTGTAAGAAAGAGGGTATAA
- a CDS encoding ABC transporter permease, which produces MNLLSIFTNPYLWASTIAMAVPLALPAIGGTFSERAGVVNISMEGIMLISAFVSVAFSAYFHNAWLGLLAGVISGILVAYIFAWAAAKMYANQIVLGMAFNIFASGITAYLFNAIYGPEGTPFDTPKLPDVKIPIIDKIPIIGQVLSGQNVMVYIMFVLIILSQWFLFKTTVGLRLRAVGENPEAAETAGIDVVKMKYLGVILGGAFSALGGAYLSIGVLNSFSPEMSSGRGYIALAAMIFGKWTPVGSFLASLLFGFATALSYTLQESSISKNIIMMLPYVVTILALIGIGGKSVAPAADGIPYRPKK; this is translated from the coding sequence ATGAATTTACTCAGTATTTTTACAAATCCATATTTGTGGGCGTCAACTATTGCAATGGCAGTACCACTTGCACTTCCGGCAATTGGCGGAACTTTTTCTGAACGAGCTGGTGTTGTTAATATTTCTATGGAAGGAATAATGCTAATTTCTGCATTTGTTTCTGTTGCATTTTCAGCATATTTTCACAATGCATGGCTTGGGCTTTTAGCTGGAGTAATCTCAGGTATTTTGGTTGCATATATATTTGCATGGGCGGCTGCAAAGATGTACGCAAACCAAATAGTCCTTGGTATGGCTTTTAACATATTTGCATCTGGCATCACTGCTTATCTTTTCAATGCAATATATGGTCCTGAAGGAACACCATTTGATACACCAAAACTCCCTGATGTTAAGATACCTATTATAGATAAGATTCCTATAATTGGCCAAGTTCTAAGTGGTCAAAATGTGATGGTTTATATTATGTTTGTTTTGATAATACTTAGCCAGTGGTTTTTGTTCAAGACAACTGTTGGGCTGAGACTAAGAGCTGTTGGTGAAAATCCAGAAGCTGCTGAAACAGCTGGTATAGATGTTGTAAAAATGAAGTATCTTGGTGTAATTCTTGGTGGAGCATTTTCAGCCCTTGGTGGGGCATATCTTTCAATTGGGGTTTTGAACAGTTTTTCACCTGAGATGTCGTCAGGAAGAGGTTATATAGCTTTAGCTGCTATGATTTTTGGTAAATGGACACCGGTTGGATCATTCTTAGCATCACTTTTGTTTGGTTTTGCAACAGCCTTGAGCTATACATTGCAAGAATCATCAATTTCAAAAAACATTATTATGATGTTACCTTATGTGGTTACAATCTTGGCATTGATTGGGATAGGTGGCAAAAGCGTTGCCCCGGCAGCTGACGGTATACCTTACAGACCTAAAAAATAA
- a CDS encoding ABC transporter permease, translating to MIVGGIVILITAKQNPIYAYIALFTGAYGNLMNFATTLTNAIPLIITGLGVAIAFSSGLFNIGAEGQFWIGAIVATYLGYQIKGLPWYLHIPFIIVCAMIAGALWGGLVPGLAKVYTGAHEVITTMMMSYIAIYFSHYLLEGGPMMDKGTIPQSPLIQDSARLSILVPNTQLSSGLFIAILAVVVVYVLMYKTTIGYELRAVGFNMKAARYAGINVARKLVLAMGLSGAFAGLAGAVQIMGVQHRLYDSFTSGYGYTAIVVALLANNNPIGVVIAALFLAGLSTGAQEMQMQTNISGQLADVVVGLIIFFIAIEELYRVIMEKIKTRKSKLEPVGGQE from the coding sequence ATGATTGTAGGCGGGATTGTGATATTAATCACAGCAAAACAAAATCCCATTTATGCGTACATAGCACTTTTTACCGGAGCATACGGAAATCTAATGAACTTTGCAACAACGTTGACAAATGCAATACCACTAATAATAACAGGCCTTGGGGTTGCAATAGCATTTTCGTCGGGGCTTTTTAATATTGGTGCTGAAGGACAGTTTTGGATAGGTGCAATTGTTGCAACTTATCTTGGGTACCAGATAAAAGGTCTTCCATGGTATCTGCACATTCCTTTTATAATTGTCTGTGCTATGATAGCAGGTGCACTGTGGGGTGGACTTGTTCCGGGGTTGGCAAAGGTTTACACTGGTGCTCATGAGGTTATTACAACTATGATGATGAGCTACATTGCTATCTATTTTAGCCACTATCTATTAGAAGGCGGGCCGATGATGGACAAGGGGACAATACCTCAATCGCCGCTAATTCAAGACAGTGCAAGGCTAAGTATTTTAGTGCCAAATACACAGCTGTCAAGTGGACTTTTTATTGCAATTTTAGCAGTTGTGGTGGTTTATGTTCTCATGTACAAAACCACAATAGGTTATGAACTCAGAGCAGTAGGTTTTAATATGAAAGCTGCGAGATATGCAGGTATAAATGTTGCGAGAAAACTTGTTTTAGCTATGGGACTTTCAGGTGCATTTGCAGGTCTTGCAGGAGCTGTTCAGATAATGGGTGTGCAGCACAGACTATATGATAGCTTTACATCAGGATATGGTTATACTGCTATAGTTGTTGCGCTTCTTGCAAATAACAACCCAATTGGTGTTGTGATAGCAGCACTTTTCTTGGCAGGACTTTCAACAGGCGCGCAGGAGATGCAGATGCAAACAAATATTTCTGGCCAGCTTGCTGATGTTGTTGTAGGGCTCATAATCTTCTTTATTGCAATTGAAGAACTTTACAGGGTTATTATGGAAAAGATTAAAACCAGAAAATCAAAGTTGGAACCGGTAGGAGGTCAAGAGTAA
- a CDS encoding ISNCY-like element ISCsa7 family transposase yields the protein MTNFIKTQKQKFLKILMTIEKVIKALGLKIKSSRRGRPKKFKLSHIIACFVYKVKNKINSFRELEYKINEDEEFKKAIGIEKSPDHTYFSKWAKVIEEEYIEGIARILVREIDPQTKVCAIDSTPLRSSRGDKEAEVGVCVSLGFYNGYKLHVLATVESEVIPIVWWLTCANIHDSKVVELLYEAKIFGPEVILADAGYDCAKWFEVSDRLGMKFVAAVNKRNSKDFSNVKNILRIKNMEFLRSEEGQKLYKQRTKIERLFGKLKGEYNLEQVRLRGFRTYKKHVDWIMITYLIEVYIQKIENCKFSFKYTWNNL from the coding sequence ATGACTAATTTTATTAAAACACAAAAACAAAAATTTTTAAAGATACTTATGACAATTGAGAAAGTAATAAAAGCCTTGGGATTAAAGATAAAAAGTAGCAGGAGAGGAAGACCGAAGAAATTTAAGCTAAGCCATATAATAGCTTGTTTTGTTTACAAAGTCAAAAACAAGATAAACAGTTTCAGGGAATTAGAATACAAGATAAATGAAGATGAAGAATTTAAAAAGGCTATAGGGATAGAAAAGAGCCCCGATCATACATATTTTTCGAAATGGGCAAAAGTAATTGAAGAAGAATATATAGAAGGGATAGCAAGAATTTTAGTGAGAGAAATAGATCCGCAGACAAAAGTTTGTGCTATAGATTCTACACCTTTGAGAAGCTCGAGGGGTGACAAAGAGGCAGAAGTAGGAGTATGTGTTAGTTTAGGTTTTTACAATGGGTATAAATTACATGTGTTAGCAACAGTTGAAAGCGAGGTTATACCTATAGTATGGTGGTTGACATGTGCAAATATCCATGACAGTAAAGTAGTAGAACTTTTGTATGAAGCTAAGATATTTGGACCTGAAGTGATATTGGCAGATGCAGGTTATGATTGTGCGAAATGGTTTGAGGTGTCAGATAGACTTGGGATGAAGTTTGTAGCGGCGGTAAATAAGAGAAATAGTAAGGATTTCAGTAATGTAAAAAATATTTTGAGGATAAAAAATATGGAATTTTTAAGAAGCGAAGAAGGACAAAAGTTATATAAGCAGAGGACAAAAATAGAAAGATTATTTGGTAAGTTAAAAGGAGAATACAATTTAGAACAAGTAAGGTTAAGAGGTTTTAGAACATATAAGAAGCATGTAGACTGGATTATGATTACTTATTTGATAGAGGTCTATATTCAAAAAATTGAAAACTGTAAATTTTCTTTTAAATACACGTGGAATAATTTATAG
- a CDS encoding ABC transporter ATP-binding protein — translation MEYILEVRGISKRFGNILANDNVNLDVKKGEVHAILGENGAGKSTLMNIIYGLYEPDFGEIYFEGQKLEVKGPHEAIEKGIGMVHQHFMLIPVFTVAENIVLGFEPKGFKFNVQEAEKKILEISKKYNLEIDPKAKVGDLSVGMQQRVEILKAFYKDARLLILDEPTAMLTPQETRELFKIINNLKAQGISILFISHKLDEVMEISDRVTVMRRGKTIKTLNTKETNEQELANLMVGREVKLVVEKNEPQLGETVLKVENLSVKLKSGIEKVKDVSFEIRKGEIFGIAGVDGNGQNELVEAIVGLIPSTGKIIFNGQEIQNLPTRKRYEKGIAYIPADRQQDGLVLNFTVAENIVLKRYYKKPYSNKGFLNYKAIISEADKLIHEFDVRPPDFRLFAKNLSGGNQQKVILAREFSSSPDLLIAVQPTRGMDVGAIEYIHRKLIELRDSGKAILLVSLELDEILNLSDRIAVMYSGRIMDILDSKTATKEDIGLLMTGKKKKEA, via the coding sequence ATGGAATATATTTTAGAAGTAAGAGGTATTTCAAAAAGATTTGGTAATATTCTTGCAAATGATAATGTGAATTTAGATGTTAAAAAAGGCGAAGTACATGCCATCCTTGGTGAGAATGGGGCAGGAAAGTCTACTTTAATGAATATAATCTATGGGCTTTATGAACCTGATTTTGGAGAGATATATTTTGAAGGGCAAAAACTTGAGGTCAAAGGCCCTCATGAAGCAATTGAAAAAGGAATAGGGATGGTTCATCAGCATTTTATGTTAATACCTGTATTTACGGTAGCTGAAAATATTGTTTTGGGATTTGAACCAAAAGGTTTTAAGTTTAATGTTCAGGAAGCTGAGAAGAAAATTCTTGAAATTTCGAAGAAATACAATTTAGAAATTGACCCAAAAGCAAAAGTTGGAGATTTAAGTGTAGGTATGCAGCAAAGAGTAGAGATATTAAAGGCTTTTTACAAAGATGCAAGGCTTTTGATACTTGATGAGCCAACGGCAATGCTCACACCTCAAGAGACAAGAGAGCTATTTAAAATTATAAACAACCTCAAAGCTCAGGGAATATCCATATTGTTTATAAGCCATAAGCTTGATGAGGTTATGGAAATTTCGGATAGGGTTACTGTTATGAGAAGAGGAAAGACAATAAAGACCTTGAATACAAAAGAAACCAACGAACAGGAACTTGCAAATTTGATGGTTGGAAGAGAAGTCAAACTTGTTGTTGAAAAAAATGAGCCACAGTTAGGTGAGACTGTACTAAAGGTTGAAAACCTTTCAGTTAAATTAAAAAGCGGTATTGAAAAGGTCAAAGATGTAAGTTTTGAAATAAGAAAAGGAGAGATTTTTGGCATAGCAGGCGTTGATGGAAATGGTCAAAATGAGCTTGTAGAAGCTATCGTTGGACTTATTCCCTCGACAGGAAAGATAATTTTTAATGGACAGGAGATTCAAAACCTTCCCACACGCAAACGTTACGAAAAAGGAATTGCTTATATTCCAGCAGATAGGCAACAGGATGGACTTGTTTTGAACTTTACAGTGGCAGAAAACATTGTGCTCAAAAGGTACTATAAAAAGCCATATTCTAATAAAGGTTTTTTAAATTATAAGGCAATAATCTCAGAAGCTGATAAACTCATACATGAATTTGATGTGCGTCCACCAGATTTTAGACTATTTGCAAAGAATCTTTCAGGTGGCAATCAGCAAAAAGTAATTTTGGCAAGAGAGTTTTCAAGCAGTCCAGACCTTTTAATTGCTGTTCAACCAACAAGAGGAATGGATGTGGGTGCGATTGAGTACATCCACAGAAAGCTCATTGAACTTCGAGACAGTGGCAAAGCAATACTACTTGTTTCTTTGGAGCTTGACGAGATTTTGAACCTGTCTGACAGAATTGCTGTGATGTACTCTGGAAGAATTATGGATATATTAGATAGCAAAACTGCAACAAAAGAAGATATAGGACTTTTGATGACAGGCAAGAAAAAGAAGGAGGCTTAA
- a CDS encoding S-methyl-5'-thioadenosine phosphorylase — translation MIGIIGGSGFYSFLENVKEIEIETPYGKPSDKIAISKVEGKEVAFIPRHGKTHIYPPHKVPYRANIYALKELGVDKIISTTACGSLKKEIMPGDFVIVDQFVDRTWGREDTFSDIGNVKHTSMAHPYDKQMREVAINVLEELGYRFHKRGTCVVIQGPRFSTLAESRWYSKMGFDVIGMTQYPEVALANELGIKYINITLVTDYDAGLEDDPNIKPVSHEEVLRVFSANIEKLKTVIIEIIKRL, via the coding sequence ATAGGGATAATAGGCGGTTCTGGATTTTACTCTTTTTTAGAAAATGTTAAAGAGATAGAGATTGAAACCCCGTATGGCAAACCAAGTGATAAAATAGCAATTTCAAAAGTAGAAGGTAAAGAAGTTGCGTTTATTCCGAGGCATGGTAAAACCCATATTTACCCTCCTCATAAAGTGCCATATAGGGCAAATATATATGCATTAAAAGAACTTGGTGTTGATAAGATTATTTCAACAACAGCGTGTGGAAGCTTAAAAAAAGAGATTATGCCGGGTGATTTTGTAATTGTTGACCAGTTTGTTGACAGAACATGGGGACGAGAGGATACATTTTCGGATATTGGAAATGTAAAGCACACCTCCATGGCACACCCTTATGATAAACAGATGAGAGAAGTTGCAATCAATGTTTTAGAAGAACTTGGATATAGATTTCACAAAAGAGGTACATGTGTAGTTATTCAAGGACCACGATTTTCTACCTTAGCTGAGAGCAGATGGTATTCCAAAATGGGATTTGACGTTATTGGAATGACTCAGTATCCTGAGGTGGCATTAGCAAATGAGCTTGGAATAAAGTATATAAATATAACTCTTGTGACAGATTATGATGCTGGCTTGGAAGATGACCCGAATATAAAACCTGTTTCACATGAAGAGGTTTTGAGAGTGTTTTCTGCAAATATAGAAAAACTCAAAACTGTTATTATTGAAATAATAAAAAGATTGTAA